Proteins from a single region of Streptomyces glaucescens:
- a CDS encoding carbohydrate ABC transporter permease, which produces MSAVRRTVPGLLAWLAGTGFFLPIAWMALTSFHSETDAAANPPSFTAALTLEGYREFFGLSGGASPWPALINSTVASLASTLLVLLLALPAAYALSVNRVRKWTDVLFFFLSTKMLPVVAGLLPVYLFARDAGLLDNIWLLVVLYTSMNLPIAVWMMQSFLAEVPVAVIEAARVDGAPLPVVLTRVVAPIALPGIAATALICFIFSWNELLFARVLTGVVAETAPVFLTGFITSQGLFLAKVCAASLVISLPVLAAGFAAQDKLVQGLSLGAVK; this is translated from the coding sequence ATGAGCGCCGTACGCCGCACCGTGCCGGGCCTGCTGGCCTGGCTGGCCGGGACCGGGTTCTTCCTGCCCATCGCCTGGATGGCGCTGACGTCCTTCCACTCGGAGACGGACGCGGCGGCCAACCCGCCCTCCTTCACCGCCGCCCTCACCCTGGAGGGCTACCGGGAGTTCTTCGGCCTGTCCGGCGGCGCCAGCCCCTGGCCCGCGCTGATCAACTCGACGGTGGCGTCACTGGCCTCGACCCTGCTGGTCCTGCTCCTCGCCCTGCCGGCGGCCTACGCGCTGTCCGTCAACCGCGTCCGCAAGTGGACGGACGTCCTGTTCTTCTTCCTGTCCACCAAGATGCTGCCGGTGGTGGCGGGCCTGCTCCCGGTCTACCTGTTCGCGCGGGACGCGGGACTGCTCGACAACATCTGGCTCCTGGTCGTCCTCTACACCTCGATGAACCTGCCGATCGCGGTGTGGATGATGCAGTCCTTCCTCGCCGAGGTCCCGGTGGCGGTGATCGAGGCGGCCCGGGTGGACGGCGCCCCCCTGCCGGTGGTCCTCACCCGGGTGGTCGCCCCGATCGCCCTGCCCGGCATCGCCGCCACGGCCCTGATCTGCTTCATCTTCAGCTGGAACGAGCTGCTCTTCGCCCGGGTGCTGACGGGTGTGGTCGCGGAGACCGCCCCCGTCTTCCTGACCGGCTTCATCACCAGCCAGGGCCTGTTCCTGGCCAAGGTGTGCGCCGCGTCGCTCGTCATCTCCCTGCCGGTGCTCGCCGCGGGGTTCGCCGCCCAGGACAAACTCGTCCAGGGCCTGTCGTTGGGAGCCGTGAAATGA
- a CDS encoding carbohydrate ABC transporter permease: MTATTTAPTAAPPASAPGAPGTRLRAWATRAPLLPALVFMVVVTQLPFVATLVISFFDWNALYPDARRFTGLDNYRQVLTDADLRRSVGTTILLTATVVLVSLVLGLLLALLLDRRFKGRGLVRTLLIAPFLVVPVAAALLWKHVLYNPEYGLLNGLLSYVGGPQPDWISTTPLLAVEASLIWQWTPFMMLILLAGLQSRDPQQIEAARVDGAGDWQVFVHLTLPHLRRYLELGALLGSIHIVQNFDAVFTLTSGGLGTANLPYTVYQSFYQAHENGLASAAGVLVVLGSIVIATFALRVVSSLFREEVSRA, encoded by the coding sequence ATGACCGCGACGACCACGGCCCCCACGGCCGCACCCCCCGCGAGCGCCCCCGGCGCGCCGGGCACCCGCCTGCGCGCCTGGGCGACCCGCGCCCCGCTCCTCCCCGCCCTGGTCTTCATGGTCGTGGTGACCCAGCTGCCCTTCGTGGCCACGCTGGTGATCTCCTTCTTCGACTGGAACGCCCTCTACCCCGACGCCCGCCGCTTCACCGGCCTGGACAACTACCGCCAGGTGCTGACCGATGCGGACCTGCGCCGCTCGGTGGGCACGACGATCCTGCTCACGGCGACGGTGGTGCTGGTCAGCCTGGTCCTGGGCCTGCTGCTGGCCCTTCTCCTGGACCGCCGGTTCAAGGGCCGCGGCCTGGTCCGCACCCTGCTGATCGCCCCGTTCCTGGTGGTCCCGGTCGCGGCGGCGCTGCTGTGGAAGCACGTCCTCTACAACCCCGAGTACGGCCTGCTCAACGGCCTCCTCAGCTACGTCGGCGGCCCCCAGCCGGACTGGATCTCGACCACCCCGCTGCTCGCGGTGGAGGCCTCGCTGATCTGGCAGTGGACCCCGTTCATGATGCTGATCCTGCTGGCCGGGCTGCAGAGCCGCGACCCGCAGCAGATCGAGGCCGCCCGGGTCGACGGCGCCGGCGACTGGCAGGTCTTCGTCCACCTGACGCTGCCCCATCTGCGCCGCTACCTGGAGCTGGGCGCCCTGCTGGGCTCGATCCACATCGTGCAGAACTTCGACGCGGTCTTCACCCTCACCTCCGGGGGCCTGGGCACCGCGAACCTCCCGTACACCGTCTACCAGAGCTTCTACCAGGCCCACGAGAACGGCCTCGCCTCGGCCGCGGGCGTCCTGGTCGTCCTCGGCTCGATCGTCATCGCGACCTTCGCGCTGCGGGTCGTGTCGTCCCTCTTCCGCGAGGAGGTGTCCCGCGCATGA
- a CDS encoding ABC transporter substrate-binding protein, whose amino-acid sequence MRTQSRRRPPRALLATAAAGTLLAPLLSGCWVGAGGGGSGGDAIDVLMVNNPQMVQLQKLTAAHFTEETGIEVNFTVLPENDVRDKISQDFANQAGQYDVATLSNYEIPIYARNGWLKELDSYVAKDPAYDEPDILKPMRQSLTGDDGKLYGQPFYGESSFLMYRKDVFARAGLTMPAHPTWRQVADLAARADGAEPGMRGICLRGLPGWGELMAPLTTVVNTFGGTWFDQDWKARLDSPAWKEATEFYVGLVREHGQSGAAQSGFAECLNNMTQGKVAMWYDATSAAGALEAAGSPVKGKVGYAPAPVERTASSGWLYTWAWGIQAASRNPDKAWQFVSWASGKEYERLVGEEAGWADVPAGKRASTYDHPAYRAEAAAFQEMTRAAIEGARPDDPGVQPRPAPGIQFVGIPEFTDLGTRVSQEISAAIAGRQSVGTALERSQRLAERVSEEYEGR is encoded by the coding sequence ATGCGAACCCAGAGCCGACGACGGCCACCGCGGGCCCTGCTCGCCACAGCCGCCGCAGGGACGCTGCTCGCCCCGCTGCTCTCCGGCTGCTGGGTCGGAGCGGGCGGGGGCGGATCCGGCGGCGACGCCATCGACGTCCTGATGGTCAACAACCCGCAGATGGTCCAGCTGCAGAAGCTCACCGCCGCCCACTTCACCGAGGAGACGGGCATCGAGGTGAACTTCACCGTCCTGCCCGAGAACGACGTCCGCGACAAGATCAGCCAGGACTTCGCCAACCAGGCGGGCCAGTACGACGTCGCCACCCTCTCCAACTACGAGATACCGATCTACGCCCGCAACGGCTGGCTGAAGGAGCTGGACTCCTACGTCGCGAAGGACCCCGCGTACGACGAACCGGACATCCTGAAGCCGATGCGCCAGTCGCTCACCGGCGACGACGGCAAGCTCTACGGCCAGCCCTTCTACGGCGAGTCGTCCTTCCTGATGTACCGCAAGGACGTGTTCGCCCGCGCGGGCCTGACCATGCCCGCGCACCCCACCTGGCGGCAGGTCGCGGACCTCGCGGCGCGGGCCGACGGCGCCGAACCCGGCATGAGGGGCATCTGCCTGCGCGGACTGCCCGGCTGGGGCGAGCTCATGGCGCCGCTGACCACGGTGGTCAACACCTTCGGCGGCACCTGGTTCGACCAGGACTGGAAGGCCCGGCTCGACAGCCCCGCATGGAAGGAGGCGACGGAGTTCTACGTCGGCCTCGTCCGCGAGCACGGCCAGTCCGGCGCCGCCCAGTCCGGCTTCGCCGAATGCCTGAACAACATGACCCAGGGCAAGGTCGCCATGTGGTACGACGCCACCTCGGCGGCCGGCGCCCTGGAGGCGGCGGGCTCCCCGGTCAAGGGCAAGGTCGGCTACGCCCCCGCGCCCGTCGAGCGGACCGCCTCCTCGGGCTGGCTCTACACCTGGGCCTGGGGCATCCAGGCCGCCTCCCGCAACCCGGACAAGGCCTGGCAGTTCGTCTCCTGGGCGTCGGGCAAGGAGTACGAGCGGCTGGTCGGCGAGGAGGCCGGCTGGGCCGACGTCCCCGCCGGCAAGCGCGCGTCGACGTACGACCATCCCGCCTACCGCGCCGAGGCCGCCGCCTTCCAGGAGATGACCCGCGCCGCCATCGAGGGCGCCCGCCCCGACGACCCCGGCGTCCAGCCGCGCCCCGCCCCCGGCATCCAGTTCGTGGGCATCCCCGAGTTCACCGACCTCGGCACCCGGGTCTCCCAGGAGATCAGCGCGGCCATCGCCGGGCGCCAGTCCGTCGGGACGGCCCTGGAGAGGTCCCAGCGGCTCGCCGAGCGCGTCTCCGAGGAGTACGAGGGACGATGA
- a CDS encoding endonuclease/exonuclease/phosphatase family protein, which yields MPSKSSARLAALTVAAVCSAASTVVLTSPAHADSVRIRDIQGTTRISPYAGKQVTDVAGIVTGIRTYGSSRGFWIQDPDADADPATSEGVFVFTGSTPKGVAVGDAVTVSGTVSEFVPGGTSSGNQAVTEITKPTVKVVSSGNPVPAPVLIDAGAVPDAYAPAGDPAANGSVNALPLRPATYALDLYEALEGMNVRVADARVVGATDPYTELWVTVKPDEHDNRRGGTVYGSYTAQNTGRIMIQSLGKPADFPKADVGDTLTGATTGPLDYNQFGGYTLVASELGTLESGGLERETTRKQKNGELAVATYNVENLDPSDDTFAAHAAAIVTNLRSPDIVSLEEIQDNNGATDDGTVAADRTVAKLIDAITAAGGPRYDWRAVDPVNNTDGGEPGGNIRQVFLFNPERVSFTDRAGGDANTATGVVRERGKAALTVSPGRVDPANEAWRNSRKPLVGEFVFRGRTVFVIANHFNSKGGDQGLTSQYQPPARSSEVQRHLQATAVNAFVKEILAVQKNADVVALGDINDFEFSGTAKALEGDGELWSAVKSLPRDERYSYVYQGNSQVLDQILISPAIRRGCDFEYDSVHLNAEFHDQISDHDPQVLRFRP from the coding sequence TTGCCGAGCAAGTCTTCCGCGCGCCTCGCCGCGCTCACCGTCGCCGCCGTGTGTTCCGCGGCGTCCACCGTCGTCCTCACCTCCCCGGCCCACGCGGACAGCGTGCGCATCCGTGACATCCAGGGCACGACCCGGATATCGCCGTACGCCGGCAAGCAGGTCACCGACGTGGCCGGAATCGTCACCGGCATCCGGACGTACGGCTCCTCGCGCGGCTTCTGGATCCAGGACCCGGACGCGGACGCCGACCCGGCCACCAGCGAGGGCGTCTTCGTCTTCACCGGCTCCACGCCCAAGGGCGTCGCCGTGGGTGACGCGGTGACCGTGTCGGGCACCGTGTCCGAGTTCGTCCCCGGCGGCACCTCCTCCGGCAACCAGGCCGTCACCGAGATCACCAAGCCGACGGTGAAGGTCGTCTCCAGCGGCAACCCCGTCCCCGCCCCGGTGCTCATCGACGCCGGTGCGGTGCCGGACGCCTACGCCCCGGCGGGCGACCCGGCGGCCAACGGCTCGGTCAACGCCCTGCCGCTGCGCCCCGCGACGTACGCCCTGGACCTGTACGAGGCCCTGGAGGGCATGAACGTCCGGGTCGCCGACGCCCGGGTGGTCGGCGCCACCGACCCGTACACCGAGCTGTGGGTCACGGTGAAGCCCGACGAGCACGACAACCGGCGCGGCGGCACGGTCTACGGCTCCTACACCGCCCAGAACACCGGCCGGATCATGATCCAGTCGCTGGGCAAGCCGGCCGACTTCCCCAAGGCGGACGTCGGTGACACCCTCACGGGCGCCACCACCGGCCCGCTGGACTACAACCAGTTCGGCGGCTACACCCTCGTCGCGAGCGAGCTGGGCACCCTGGAGAGCGGCGGCCTGGAGCGCGAGACCACCCGCAAGCAGAAGAACGGCGAGCTGGCGGTCGCGACGTACAACGTCGAGAACCTGGACCCGTCCGACGACACCTTCGCCGCGCACGCCGCCGCGATCGTCACCAACCTGCGCTCGCCCGACATCGTGTCCCTGGAGGAGATCCAGGACAACAACGGCGCGACGGACGACGGCACGGTGGCCGCCGACCGGACGGTGGCCAAGCTGATCGACGCCATCACGGCGGCGGGCGGCCCGCGCTACGACTGGCGCGCCGTCGACCCGGTGAACAACACGGACGGCGGCGAGCCCGGCGGCAACATCCGCCAGGTGTTCCTCTTCAACCCCGAGCGGGTCTCCTTCACCGACCGCGCGGGCGGCGACGCGAACACCGCGACCGGCGTCGTCCGGGAGCGCGGCAAGGCCGCGCTGACCGTGTCCCCCGGCCGTGTCGACCCGGCGAACGAGGCGTGGAGGAACAGCCGCAAGCCGCTGGTGGGCGAGTTCGTCTTCCGCGGCCGCACGGTGTTCGTGATCGCCAACCACTTCAACTCCAAGGGCGGCGACCAGGGCCTGACCTCGCAGTACCAGCCCCCGGCGCGCAGCTCCGAGGTCCAGCGCCACCTCCAGGCGACGGCCGTGAACGCCTTCGTCAAGGAGATCCTCGCCGTCCAGAAGAACGCGGACGTCGTCGCGCTCGGCGACATCAACGACTTCGAGTTCTCCGGCACGGCCAAGGCCCTCGAGGGCGACGGCGAGCTGTGGTCGGCGGTCAAGTCGCTGCCCCGCGACGAGCGCTACTCGTACGTCTACCAGGGCAACAGCCAGGTCCTCGACCAGATCCTGATCAGCCCGGCGATCCGGCGCGGCTGCGACTTCGAGTACGACAGCGTGCACCTGAACGCCGAGTTCCACGACCAGATCAGCGACCACGACCCGCAGGTGCTGCGCTTCCGCCCGTAG
- the dapA gene encoding 4-hydroxy-tetrahydrodipicolinate synthase yields MTHTLPVTPPFGRVLCAMVTPFTESGALDLDGARRLAERLVDGGCDGLVLNGTTGESPTTSDEEKSALIRAVREAVGERPSILAGVGTADTRHTIELTHQAEKAGADGVLVVTPYYSRPPQDAVEAHFREVADASGLPVALYDIPGRTGTRIEPETMIRLAAHPGIVAVKDCSYDFLGTQKVLARTGLACYAGCDEHNLALYAVGAAGCVSTVANVIPGHIRAVFDAFDAGETAHAARLQRQATPLIEAMMAAGLPGAVTAKALLTALGLPAGPVRAPLRPADRETLDALLAAYREAVPQP; encoded by the coding sequence ATGACCCACACCCTCCCCGTCACGCCCCCCTTCGGCCGCGTCCTGTGCGCGATGGTCACCCCCTTCACCGAGTCCGGCGCCCTCGACCTCGACGGTGCCCGGCGGCTGGCGGAGCGGCTGGTGGACGGCGGCTGCGACGGGCTGGTGCTGAACGGCACCACCGGCGAATCGCCGACCACGAGCGATGAGGAGAAGTCGGCCCTGATCCGGGCCGTCCGGGAGGCGGTGGGCGAGCGCCCGTCGATCCTGGCGGGCGTCGGCACCGCCGACACCCGCCACACGATCGAGCTGACCCACCAGGCCGAGAAGGCGGGCGCGGACGGCGTCCTGGTCGTCACGCCGTACTACAGCAGGCCCCCGCAGGACGCCGTCGAGGCCCACTTCCGCGAGGTAGCGGACGCCTCCGGCCTCCCGGTCGCGCTCTACGACATCCCCGGCCGCACCGGCACCCGCATCGAGCCGGAGACAATGATCCGACTCGCCGCACACCCGGGGATCGTGGCCGTCAAGGACTGCTCCTACGACTTCCTCGGCACCCAGAAGGTCCTCGCCCGCACCGGCCTCGCCTGCTACGCGGGCTGCGACGAACACAACCTCGCCCTGTACGCGGTGGGCGCCGCGGGCTGCGTCAGCACGGTGGCGAACGTGATCCCGGGTCACATCCGCGCGGTGTTCGACGCGTTCGACGCGGGTGAGACGGCCCACGCGGCCCGCCTCCAGCGGCAGGCCACACCCCTGATCGAAGCGATGATGGCGGCGGGCCTCCCCGGCGCGGTCACCGCGAAGGCCCTCCTCACCGCCCTCGGCCTGCCCGCAGGACCGGTCCGCGCCCCACTGCGCCCCGCGGACCGCGAGACACTCGACGCCCTGCTGGCGGCGTACCGGGAGGCCGTCCCGCAGCCGTGA
- a CDS encoding antibiotic biosynthesis monooxygenase codes for MTRRTDAHPDLTRPDAAAPFFSTWRVGTPERQRATVEAIAGTWERRPWPADGLLGYHVYTGRDGATLMHYSQWTSEAGYEAFFKTRRQERVDEIDTLVPGIERLGLDRYGRPRSRERAAGDTRVPGLIVTVRIDFEPDAAGRRADWIGEVLRALAGDPAGHRGLIAAHFHLSKDGTHVLNYAEWESERAYDAVLAAPGEGIGDGGEQWERVRTYPGVKGFTGTRYQHAVGLLPG; via the coding sequence ATGACCCGCCGTACCGACGCCCATCCCGACCTCACCCGCCCGGACGCCGCGGCGCCCTTCTTCAGCACGTGGCGGGTCGGCACCCCCGAGCGGCAGCGGGCCACCGTGGAGGCGATCGCCGGGACCTGGGAGCGCCGCCCGTGGCCGGCCGACGGGCTGCTCGGCTACCACGTCTACACCGGCCGCGACGGCGCCACCCTGATGCACTACTCGCAGTGGACGAGCGAGGCGGGCTACGAGGCGTTCTTCAAGACGCGGCGGCAGGAGCGCGTCGACGAGATCGACACCCTGGTACCGGGCATCGAGCGTCTCGGGCTCGACCGCTACGGCCGGCCGCGCAGCCGTGAGCGGGCCGCCGGCGACACCCGGGTGCCGGGTCTGATCGTGACCGTCCGGATCGACTTCGAACCGGACGCGGCCGGGCGGCGCGCCGACTGGATCGGCGAGGTGCTGCGGGCCCTGGCCGGCGACCCGGCCGGCCACCGCGGCCTGATCGCCGCCCACTTCCACCTCAGCAAGGACGGCACCCACGTCCTCAACTACGCCGAGTGGGAGAGCGAGCGGGCCTACGACGCCGTCCTCGCCGCGCCCGGCGAGGGCATCGGCGACGGCGGTGAGCAGTGGGAGCGGGTGCGGACGTACCCCGGGGTGAAGGGGTTCACCGGCACCCGCTACCAGCACGCCGTGGGCCTGCTGCCGGGCTGA
- a CDS encoding zinc-dependent alcohol dehydrogenase family protein, protein MKAAVIESVGKAVVTEVPDPTPGPRQVVVEVAACGLCGTDLHILQGEFAPRLPIVPGHEFAGTVVGVGTQVTELSAGDRVAVDPSLYCHECRYCRTGHSNLCERWAAIGVTTAGGAARYAVAPAANCVRLPGHISTEDAALIEPLSCAVRGYDVLRSRLGAHVLVYGAGTMGLMMLELAKRTGAASVDVVDVNPSRLETARRLGVSAAATTPDELDRPQGWDVVVDATGNAAAIQDGLDRVAKAGTFLQFGVADYATRVTIDPYRIYNQEITITGSMAVLHSFERAAELFANGVLDPEILISDRIPLDRYPEALARFAAGEGRKIVVVPGA, encoded by the coding sequence ATGAAGGCCGCCGTCATCGAGTCCGTGGGCAAGGCCGTCGTCACCGAGGTCCCGGACCCGACGCCGGGCCCCCGGCAGGTGGTCGTCGAGGTCGCCGCGTGCGGACTGTGCGGCACCGACCTGCACATCCTCCAGGGGGAGTTCGCCCCGAGGCTGCCGATCGTGCCCGGACACGAGTTCGCGGGCACGGTGGTCGGCGTCGGCACGCAGGTCACGGAGCTGTCGGCGGGCGACCGGGTGGCGGTCGACCCGTCCCTGTACTGCCACGAGTGCCGGTACTGCCGCACCGGCCACAGCAACCTGTGCGAACGCTGGGCCGCCATCGGCGTGACCACGGCGGGCGGCGCGGCGCGCTACGCGGTGGCGCCGGCGGCGAACTGCGTACGGCTCCCCGGTCACATCAGCACCGAGGACGCGGCCCTCATCGAGCCCCTGTCCTGCGCGGTCCGCGGCTACGACGTCCTGCGCTCCCGGCTCGGCGCGCACGTCCTGGTCTACGGCGCGGGAACCATGGGCCTGATGATGCTGGAGCTGGCCAAGCGGACCGGCGCGGCGAGCGTCGACGTCGTGGACGTGAACCCGTCGCGCCTGGAGACCGCCCGCCGCCTGGGCGTCTCCGCGGCCGCCACGACCCCGGACGAGCTGGACCGCCCCCAGGGCTGGGACGTGGTCGTGGACGCCACGGGCAACGCGGCGGCGATCCAGGACGGCCTGGACCGGGTCGCGAAGGCGGGCACCTTCCTCCAGTTCGGCGTCGCGGACTACGCGACCCGCGTCACCATCGACCCGTACCGCATCTACAACCAGGAGATCACCATCACCGGTTCGATGGCCGTCCTGCACAGCTTCGAGCGGGCGGCGGAACTGTTCGCGAACGGGGTCCTGGACCCGGAGATCCTCATCAGCGACCGCATCCCCCTGGACCGCTACCCCGAGGCCCTGGCCCGGTTCGCGGCGGGGGAAGGCCGCAAGATCGTGGTGGTGCCGGGAGCCTGA
- a CDS encoding DeoR/GlpR family DNA-binding transcription regulator, protein MGTTAEERRREIVRAARATGSVDVTALAAELGVAKETVRRDLRLLEDHGLVRRTHGGAYPVESAGFETTLSVRATSHVPEKRRIAAAAAGLLGDAETVFVDEGFTPQLIAEALPRDRPLTVVTASLPVAGALAGAAGVSVLLLGGRVRAGTLATVDHWTTRMLSGFVVDLAYIGANGISREHGLTTPDPAVGEVKAQAVRAARRTVFAGVHTKFGAVSFSRFAEIGALEAIVTSTLLPASEAHRYSLLGPQVLRV, encoded by the coding sequence ATGGGCACAACGGCGGAGGAGCGCCGGCGCGAGATCGTGCGGGCCGCCCGGGCCACCGGCTCCGTCGACGTCACCGCCCTCGCCGCCGAACTGGGCGTGGCCAAGGAGACCGTCCGGCGTGACCTGCGCCTTCTGGAGGACCACGGCCTGGTGCGCCGCACGCACGGCGGGGCCTACCCGGTGGAGAGCGCCGGGTTCGAGACGACGCTCTCCGTCCGGGCCACCAGCCACGTCCCCGAGAAGCGCCGGATCGCCGCCGCCGCGGCCGGGCTGCTCGGGGACGCGGAGACCGTCTTCGTCGACGAGGGCTTCACCCCGCAGCTCATCGCCGAGGCGCTGCCCCGGGACCGGCCGCTGACCGTGGTCACCGCGTCCCTGCCGGTCGCGGGCGCGCTCGCCGGGGCGGCCGGCGTGTCGGTGCTGCTGCTCGGCGGCCGGGTCCGGGCCGGCACCCTCGCCACCGTCGACCACTGGACGACGAGGATGCTGTCCGGGTTCGTCGTCGACCTCGCCTACATCGGCGCCAACGGCATATCCCGCGAGCACGGCCTGACCACCCCCGACCCCGCCGTCGGCGAGGTCAAGGCGCAGGCGGTGCGGGCGGCGCGGCGCACCGTCTTCGCCGGGGTGCACACCAAGTTCGGCGCGGTGAGCTTCAGCCGGTTCGCGGAGATCGGCGCGCTGGAGGCGATCGTGACGAGCACCCTGCTGCCCGCCTCCGAGGCGCACCGCTACTCGCTGCTGGGCCCCCAGGTCCTGCGCGTCTGA
- a CDS encoding TerD family protein has protein sequence MTPGSNIPLSAARVSVDVAAPVRLDVSGLLLTADGKVRSDDDFIFYNQPSGPGVTYRSGGGSAPDAITVDTTAVPPGIEKIVVTASPDAAGQTFQGIEPTATIRNADDNSVLATFTPPRLGTETALVIVEIYLRNGQWKARAVGQGYADGLAGIATDFGVSVEEPAPAAAPAQPVTPPPAPAQPPAPVADPRLAAPPAPAAPPAPPAPGAGKINLDKGRVSLQKNQTVSLMKGGRPLLSQVKMGLGWEPAYRGKDIDLDASVIAYGPQRNHIDSCYFGKLTIVGGAIRHSGDNLTGEGGGDDEVITVDLGRLPQEVSGLVFTVNSFSGQKFTEVAKAYCRLIDAMTGEELVRFDLTGAEPQTGVMMAKLIRQYSGEWEMTAMGQFVKARTVRNMVKPAAQAL, from the coding sequence ATGACCCCCGGCTCGAACATCCCGCTCTCCGCCGCCCGCGTGTCGGTGGACGTCGCCGCCCCGGTGCGGCTGGACGTTTCGGGCCTGCTGCTCACCGCCGACGGCAAGGTGCGCTCCGACGACGACTTCATCTTCTACAACCAGCCCTCGGGCCCGGGCGTGACCTACCGCTCCGGCGGCGGCTCCGCGCCCGACGCGATCACGGTCGACACCACGGCCGTACCGCCCGGCATCGAGAAGATCGTCGTCACCGCCAGCCCGGACGCGGCCGGTCAGACCTTCCAGGGCATCGAACCGACGGCGACCATCCGCAACGCCGACGACAACAGCGTCCTGGCCACCTTCACGCCCCCGCGGCTCGGCACCGAGACGGCCCTGGTGATCGTGGAGATCTACCTGCGCAACGGCCAGTGGAAGGCCCGCGCGGTCGGCCAGGGGTACGCCGACGGCCTGGCCGGCATCGCCACCGACTTCGGCGTCTCGGTGGAGGAGCCCGCCCCGGCCGCCGCCCCCGCCCAGCCGGTCACCCCGCCCCCGGCCCCCGCCCAGCCGCCCGCCCCCGTGGCGGACCCGCGCCTGGCCGCTCCCCCGGCCCCGGCCGCCCCTCCGGCGCCGCCCGCCCCCGGCGCCGGGAAGATCAACCTGGACAAGGGCCGGGTCAGCCTCCAGAAGAACCAGACCGTCTCCCTGATGAAGGGCGGCCGTCCGCTGCTCTCCCAGGTCAAGATGGGCCTCGGCTGGGAGCCGGCGTACCGCGGCAAGGACATCGACCTGGACGCCTCGGTCATCGCCTACGGCCCCCAGCGCAACCACATCGACAGCTGCTACTTCGGCAAGCTGACGATCGTGGGCGGCGCGATCCGCCACTCCGGCGACAACCTCACCGGCGAGGGCGGCGGTGACGACGAGGTCATCACGGTCGACCTGGGCCGCCTCCCCCAGGAGGTCTCCGGCCTGGTCTTCACCGTGAACTCGTTCTCCGGCCAGAAGTTCACCGAGGTCGCCAAGGCGTACTGCCGCCTGATCGACGCCATGACCGGCGAGGAGCTGGTCCGCTTCGACCTGACCGGCGCGGAGCCGCAGACCGGCGTGATGATGGCCAAGCTGATCCGCCAGTATTCCGGCGAGTGGGAGATGACGGCCATGGGCCAGTTCGTGAAGGCCCGCACGGTCCGCAACATGGTCAAGCCGGCGGCGCAGGCGCTGTGA
- a CDS encoding DUF3618 domain-containing protein, which translates to MTDRTKGTAELRGQAERTRGQLGATVGELAARADVRERARARAADLRDRAGAMTVQLRSSAAQAGHAVQGGATRAQYAVEHRAPEPVRRVAQAALRLPRPVLFAGAAVVAAGVLRRRNGGR; encoded by the coding sequence ATGACCGACCGGACCAAGGGGACCGCCGAGCTGCGCGGGCAGGCCGAGCGGACCCGCGGCCAACTCGGCGCCACCGTCGGGGAATTGGCCGCCAGGGCGGACGTCCGGGAACGCGCCCGGGCACGCGCCGCCGACCTCAGGGACAGGGCGGGCGCGATGACCGTCCAGCTGCGCAGCAGCGCGGCCCAGGCGGGGCACGCCGTCCAGGGCGGCGCCACCCGAGCGCAGTACGCCGTGGAACACCGGGCACCCGAGCCCGTGCGCCGGGTCGCCCAGGCCGCGCTCCGGCTGCCGCGGCCGGTGCTCTTCGCGGGTGCGGCGGTCGTCGCGGCGGGCGTGCTGCGGCGGCGGAACGGCGGGCGCTGA